A portion of the Deinococcus sp. AB2017081 genome contains these proteins:
- a CDS encoding S8 family serine peptidase, which produces MTGGLLAAAALAGGWIQERHEVSWDLAAIQLPALETRVGAPAVTVAILDTGLSAQPQLNGVQRSGYDFISDPRTAGDGGGRDPQAWASRGGVGYHGTAVAGLVHQVNPSARLLHVRIIGRADTATLADALDGLRWAAGLPVPGVPANPFPARVINASFKLKDVPYTGCAPAMQRAVDEVIAHGSVIVAAAGNSRAAAARYTPGGCRGVITVAATGTQGRRAPYSNWGAAVALAAPGGTATERIDVLLPGGGEAERTGTSFAAPLVAGAASLLVAEHPGLRPTEVSAILRHSARPFAGGQCDQLRARSCGAGVLDVRAALGLASGWAAATRPEHGRPLPARPDARGRFDPQGPGSS; this is translated from the coding sequence ATGACAGGAGGACTGCTCGCAGCGGCGGCTCTGGCAGGAGGCTGGATCCAGGAGCGCCACGAGGTGTCCTGGGATCTGGCTGCAATCCAGCTGCCCGCACTGGAGACGCGCGTGGGCGCGCCGGCCGTCACGGTGGCCATCCTCGACACCGGCCTGTCGGCGCAGCCTCAGCTGAACGGGGTGCAGCGCTCCGGCTACGACTTCATCAGCGACCCCCGCACCGCCGGGGACGGCGGCGGCCGCGATCCCCAGGCCTGGGCCTCCCGCGGCGGAGTGGGCTACCACGGCACAGCGGTCGCTGGCCTGGTTCATCAGGTCAATCCGTCCGCCCGCTTGCTGCACGTCCGGATCATCGGCCGGGCCGACACCGCCACGCTGGCCGACGCCCTGGACGGGCTGCGCTGGGCGGCGGGGCTGCCGGTGCCGGGGGTGCCAGCCAATCCGTTTCCGGCCCGCGTGATCAACGCCTCGTTCAAGCTCAAGGATGTCCCCTACACCGGCTGCGCCCCGGCCATGCAGCGCGCGGTGGACGAGGTGATCGCCCACGGCAGCGTGATCGTCGCCGCCGCCGGCAATTCACGCGCCGCTGCCGCGCGCTACACCCCGGGAGGCTGCCGGGGGGTCATCACGGTGGCCGCGACGGGCACCCAGGGCCGCCGGGCCCCCTACTCCAACTGGGGCGCGGCCGTGGCCCTGGCGGCCCCGGGCGGCACCGCCACCGAGCGCATCGATGTGCTGCTGCCGGGCGGCGGCGAGGCCGAGAGAACCGGCACCAGTTTCGCGGCGCCGCTGGTGGCCGGCGCCGCCAGCCTGCTGGTCGCCGAACACCCTGGCCTGCGCCCAACCGAGGTCTCGGCCATCCTCCGGCACAGTGCCCGGCCCTTTGCCGGCGGGCAGTGCGACCAACTCCGTGCGCGTTCATGCGGCGCCGGTGTGCTAGACGTCCGCGCGGCGTTGGGGCTGGCTTCCGGCTGGGCCGCAGCGACCCGACCTGAACACGGTCGGCCACTGCCCGCACGGCCGGATGCCAGGGGCAGGTTCGACCCACAGGGGCCGGGCTCCTCCTGA
- a CDS encoding Dps family protein, whose translation MTSTLPVTPAILRTPSDLKAEAVAAIVKALNPLIADAFAVYLKTKNFHWHLSGSHFRDYHLLFDEQADQLLASTDPLAERVRKLGGTTLRSVSHVAGLQTRPDNTADVVAPLDMLLELMDDNRAIAASMRRAHEVCDEGRDYATASLLETLIDETERRTWFLFQAAQGLEHTQ comes from the coding sequence ATGACCAGCACCCTTCCCGTCACCCCCGCCATCCTGCGCACGCCCAGCGATCTGAAGGCCGAAGCCGTCGCCGCCATCGTTAAGGCCCTCAACCCACTCATCGCCGACGCCTTCGCCGTCTACCTCAAGACCAAGAACTTTCACTGGCACCTCTCAGGCAGCCATTTCCGCGACTATCATCTGCTGTTCGACGAACAGGCCGATCAACTGCTCGCCAGCACCGATCCGCTGGCCGAGCGGGTGCGCAAACTGGGCGGCACGACCCTGCGCTCGGTCTCGCACGTTGCGGGGCTCCAGACGCGCCCGGACAATACCGCCGACGTCGTGGCCCCACTGGACATGCTGCTCGAGCTGATGGACGACAACCGGGCGATCGCGGCCAGCATGCGCCGCGCTCACGAGGTCTGCGACGAGGGACGCGACTACGCCACTGCCAGCCTGCTCGAGACGCTGATCGACGAGACCGAGCGACGCACCTGGTTCCTGTTTCAGGCCGCCCAGGGCCTGGAACACACCCAGTAA
- a CDS encoding phosphatase PAP2 family protein, protein MSTLFRRVPRLPWRAPGAALTLGGVALPLGVLGALGAEVLEREPFSPELAAMLWLHLHSPAWLVALSQGLHVLGSPLVMWPVLVALPAALWLTRRRPQAVFAGLALWGATGVQWGLKQLFERSRPDLWPRVVPEHGYAFPSGHTTVAAALALVLGVLAWHTPRRWLVVTVGAAYAALMALSRVVLGVHYPSDVLAGILTAMVSVLGLLLLLRPDRAGGR, encoded by the coding sequence ATGTCCACCCTGTTTCGCCGCGTTCCCCGTCTTCCCTGGCGCGCCCCGGGCGCGGCCCTCACGCTGGGCGGCGTCGCGCTGCCGCTCGGCGTGCTGGGCGCCCTGGGCGCTGAGGTGCTCGAACGCGAGCCCTTCTCCCCGGAACTGGCCGCCATGCTGTGGCTGCACCTGCACAGCCCGGCCTGGCTGGTGGCACTGAGCCAGGGCCTCCACGTCCTCGGCAGCCCGCTGGTGATGTGGCCCGTGCTGGTGGCGTTGCCCGCCGCCCTGTGGCTGACCCGCCGCCGGCCCCAAGCCGTGTTCGCGGGGCTGGCCCTGTGGGGGGCCACCGGCGTGCAGTGGGGCCTCAAGCAGCTTTTCGAGCGATCCCGGCCCGACCTCTGGCCGCGCGTGGTGCCCGAGCATGGCTACGCCTTTCCCAGTGGGCACACCACCGTGGCGGCGGCGCTGGCCCTGGTGCTGGGCGTGTTGGCCTGGCACACGCCGCGGCGCTGGCTGGTGGTCACGGTCGGCGCAGCCTACGCCGCCCTGATGGCGCTCTCAAGGGTCGTGCTGGGCGTCCACTATCCAAGCGACGTGCTGGCCGGGATACTGACGGCGATGGTGAGTGTGCTGGGCCTCTTGCTGCTGCTGCGCCCCGACCGGGCGGGGGGCCGCTGA
- a CDS encoding response regulator transcription factor — MRLLLVEDDARIALPTARALRDAGHEVQTAPDGVQGLHAARSGGHDALLLDVMLPGHSGFELARILREEGAQTPIIFLTARTGLNDRVEGLDLGGDAYLTKPFELPELLATLRAVVRRGESARSARVSFGDGAGLLDARHRQVWWRGEAIGLTAREYALLETLVLAQGRWFTREELLARVWGPDFGGEARVVDVYISYLRRKLSPDALNSARGLGYRLP; from the coding sequence ATGCGGCTGCTGCTCGTTGAAGATGACGCCCGCATCGCGCTGCCCACGGCGCGCGCCCTGCGCGACGCTGGCCACGAGGTGCAGACCGCGCCCGATGGCGTCCAGGGCCTGCACGCGGCGCGCTCCGGCGGCCACGACGCCCTGCTGCTCGACGTGATGCTGCCGGGGCACAGCGGCTTCGAGCTGGCGCGGATTCTGCGCGAGGAGGGGGCGCAGACGCCGATCATCTTCCTGACGGCGCGCACCGGGCTGAATGACCGGGTCGAGGGACTGGATCTGGGCGGCGACGCCTACCTCACCAAACCCTTCGAGTTGCCCGAACTGCTCGCGACCCTCCGGGCCGTGGTGCGGCGCGGGGAGAGTGCCCGCAGCGCGCGGGTGAGCTTTGGTGACGGCGCCGGTCTGCTGGACGCGCGTCACCGCCAGGTCTGGTGGCGGGGCGAGGCCATCGGCCTCACGGCGCGGGAATATGCCCTGCTCGAGACGCTGGTGCTCGCTCAGGGCCGCTGGTTTACCCGGGAGGAACTGCTCGCCCGGGTCTGGGGGCCGGACTTCGGCGGGGAGGCGCGGGTGGTGGACGTCTATATCAGCTACCTGCGCCGCAAACTCTCGCCGGACGCGCTGAACAGTGCCCGCGGCCTGGGCTACCGGCTGCCGTGA
- a CDS encoding response regulator transcription factor, whose amino-acid sequence MRVLIVEDDPHIAELLRDGLSEDGYDCDHAASATEGEELAHLFPFSLLILDVMLPEGIDAGYQLGRRLREQGVHTPILYLTARGTVEDRVEGLEAGGDDYLVKPFAFRELRARVRALLRRAGGNAQNTLPLPGGWVMDLGGRELYRAGVRADLTRREFGLLELLGLNAGRAFTRDEIIDRLWSGESGVEPKVIDVYVSTIRRKTDDALIDTLRGVGYRLGRPE is encoded by the coding sequence ATGCGCGTCTTGATCGTCGAGGACGATCCACACATCGCCGAGCTGCTGCGCGACGGTCTGAGCGAGGACGGCTACGACTGCGACCACGCCGCCAGCGCCACCGAGGGCGAGGAACTCGCCCACCTCTTCCCCTTCAGCCTGCTGATCCTGGACGTCATGCTGCCCGAGGGCATCGACGCCGGCTACCAGCTCGGCCGCCGCCTGCGGGAGCAGGGGGTACACACGCCGATCCTCTATCTCACGGCGCGCGGCACCGTCGAAGACCGGGTCGAGGGTCTGGAGGCGGGTGGAGACGATTACCTGGTCAAGCCGTTTGCCTTCCGGGAACTGCGCGCGCGCGTCCGGGCGCTGCTGCGCCGGGCGGGCGGCAACGCCCAGAACACCCTGCCCCTGCCCGGCGGCTGGGTGATGGATCTGGGCGGCCGGGAGCTGTACCGGGCCGGCGTGCGCGCTGACCTGACCCGCCGGGAGTTCGGGCTGCTGGAGTTGCTGGGCCTCAACGCGGGGCGGGCCTTTACCCGCGACGAGATTATCGACCGGCTCTGGAGCGGGGAGAGCGGGGTCGAACCCAAGGTGATCGACGTGTACGTCAGCACCATCCGCCGCAAGACCGACGACGCCCTGATCGATACCCTGCGCGGGGTGGGCTACCGCCTGGGACGGCCGGAGTGA
- a CDS encoding sensor histidine kinase → MKIRTRLALGAGVQTALVVLLVAAAQFLTLRSFLAVAEYERLEMLLPRLEQELASRPLGTGAPLEIQALPRNVDVRVWQGGRVVAQTPAFPPVPRTLPPGYQASAGHDVLVASVTLNGRPATAQLASDVLGVVNPLRAYLRALTVSAPAAALLVALLSFWLAGRLLRPLTELERAAEGVGREGDLRAPLPGARGRDELGRLAGVLQTTFGQLAEVREREADFTRAAAHDLRSPLAALKMRLQGALSGPRTPQELRNELAEALTDVERMRHLTDHLLLLARGTREVERAPLSLAHLAGEVVDRAREHAPEVPLEFEARGDTTILGDAALLTHLIDNLVGNGIRHGRGAAMQVAVRESGETAVLVVSDAGPGVPPEVLGRLTEAFYRLDASRSGEGNGLGLAIAHQIAQAHGARLTIDNGLSSGLRVSVVFDRGLPGAEPPH, encoded by the coding sequence GTGAAGATCCGCACCCGGCTGGCGCTGGGCGCCGGCGTTCAGACCGCGCTGGTGGTGCTGCTGGTGGCCGCCGCCCAGTTCCTGACGCTGCGCTCCTTCCTGGCGGTGGCCGAGTACGAGCGGCTGGAGATGCTGCTGCCGCGCCTGGAGCAGGAGCTGGCCAGCCGGCCGCTGGGCACCGGCGCGCCGCTGGAGATCCAGGCCCTGCCCCGCAACGTGGACGTGCGGGTCTGGCAGGGTGGGCGAGTCGTGGCCCAGACGCCGGCCTTTCCCCCGGTGCCCCGCACGCTGCCGCCGGGCTACCAGGCCAGCGCCGGCCATGACGTGCTGGTGGCCTCGGTGACCCTGAACGGCCGGCCCGCCACCGCCCAGCTCGCCAGCGACGTGCTGGGGGTGGTCAACCCGCTGCGCGCCTACCTCCGCGCCCTGACGGTAAGCGCGCCGGCGGCGGCACTGCTGGTGGCGCTGCTGAGCTTCTGGCTGGCGGGGCGCCTGCTGCGGCCCCTCACCGAGCTGGAGCGCGCCGCAGAGGGGGTCGGCCGGGAGGGCGATCTGCGCGCGCCGCTGCCCGGCGCCCGGGGCCGCGATGAACTGGGCCGGCTGGCCGGCGTGCTGCAGACGACCTTCGGGCAACTCGCCGAGGTGCGCGAGCGCGAGGCAGACTTCACGCGCGCGGCGGCCCACGACCTGCGCTCTCCTCTGGCCGCCCTCAAGATGCGCCTGCAGGGCGCGCTCAGTGGGCCGCGCACCCCGCAGGAACTGCGCAACGAGCTCGCGGAGGCGCTGACCGACGTCGAGCGGATGCGCCACCTGACCGATCATCTGCTGCTGCTCGCGCGCGGGACACGTGAGGTGGAGCGCGCGCCCCTGAGCCTGGCGCATCTGGCCGGCGAGGTGGTCGACCGCGCCCGTGAGCACGCGCCAGAGGTGCCGCTGGAATTCGAGGCCAGGGGGGACACCACCATCCTGGGCGACGCCGCGCTGCTCACCCACCTGATCGACAACCTGGTGGGAAACGGGATACGGCATGGGCGGGGCGCGGCCATGCAGGTGGCGGTGCGGGAGAGCGGCGAGACGGCTGTGCTGGTGGTCAGCGACGCGGGGCCGGGGGTGCCGCCGGAGGTGCTGGGCCGCCTCACGGAAGCGTTCTACCGCCTGGACGCGTCGCGCAGCGGGGAGGGCAACGGACTGGGCCTGGCCATCGCCCACCAGATCGCGCAGGCGCACGGCGCCCGGCTGACCATCGACAACGGCCTGTCCAGTGGTCTGAGGGTGAGCGTGGTGTTTGACCGCGGTCTCCCTGGCGCCGAGCCCCCCCACTGA
- a CDS encoding PIG-L deacetylase family protein — MTRLRRPPPRALLLAALAGTLLALAAWINLPQVARLFDGSADRVAALPAAPAFRAGQRVLILSPHPDDETLCCAGIIQQARVAGAQVSVAWATAGDGFEFDVILTRRVLDPTSQDMQALGNVRALEARRAAGVLGVPPERTYMLGYPDGGLFRLFTANYDEPYTSPASGAAAVYVRGALSPGAPYTGRALEADLRRVLDRVRPDVVLAPAPQDFHPDHHTLTYIALRLLGERQQEGRLRFWVVHGGLEWPVPKGLHPQLPLTVPPLARGLPWTRVDLTPAQEEAKRAAVETYQTQTRVMGRFMRAFVRKNELLSAEPLPEAPVAPP, encoded by the coding sequence ATGACCCGCCTGAGGCGCCCCCCACCCCGCGCGCTGCTGCTGGCCGCCCTGGCCGGGACACTGCTCGCCTTGGCCGCCTGGATCAACCTGCCCCAGGTAGCACGGCTCTTTGACGGCAGCGCCGACCGGGTCGCGGCCCTGCCTGCCGCGCCCGCCTTCCGGGCCGGGCAGCGGGTGCTGATCCTCTCACCCCACCCGGACGACGAGACGCTGTGCTGCGCGGGGATCATCCAGCAGGCCCGGGTGGCTGGCGCCCAGGTGTCGGTCGCCTGGGCCACCGCCGGGGACGGCTTCGAGTTCGACGTGATCCTGACCCGCCGGGTGCTCGACCCCACCTCGCAGGACATGCAGGCCCTGGGCAACGTCCGGGCGCTCGAGGCGCGCCGCGCCGCCGGGGTGCTGGGGGTGCCGCCCGAGCGCACCTACATGCTGGGCTACCCGGACGGTGGACTCTTCCGGCTGTTCACGGCCAATTACGACGAGCCCTACACCTCGCCGGCCAGCGGCGCGGCAGCCGTCTACGTGCGGGGCGCCCTGAGTCCCGGCGCGCCCTACACCGGGCGCGCCCTGGAAGCCGATCTCAGGCGGGTGCTCGACCGGGTGCGGCCGGACGTGGTGCTGGCCCCCGCGCCGCAGGATTTCCACCCTGACCACCACACGCTCACCTACATCGCGCTGCGGCTGCTGGGCGAGCGTCAGCAGGAGGGGCGCCTGCGCTTTTGGGTGGTGCACGGCGGGCTGGAATGGCCGGTGCCCAAAGGGCTGCACCCCCAGCTGCCCCTGACCGTGCCGCCGCTGGCCCGCGGCCTGCCCTGGACACGGGTGGATCTGACGCCGGCCCAGGAGGAGGCCAAGCGCGCCGCCGTCGAGACCTACCAGACCCAGACCCGCGTCATGGGGCGCTTCATGCGGGCCTTCGTGCGGAAAAACGAGCTGCTGAGCGCTGAGCCGTTGCCCGAGGCGCCCGTCGCCCCGCCTTGA
- a CDS encoding RNA-guided endonuclease InsQ/TnpB family protein, with product MKGVRSAKLKLVCSPEQAARLRGVTTAYRAAQNHCSQWAFTNGKTPSGIAIQKGCYTFIRAEYGLASQLACSVRDLVLAAYKTLWTTTKQSVARLKTAQGQANRKGRLPRLYRGLDTAPVFKALTLEYHYGRDYSFKKDRQVSVMTLEGRMTLGYYGWNAHLEDLQHPDTDIGAAKLWYDKPKKQWYLLVAYTVDTVVKPRELQQVVGVDVGQRYHAVTKVMDPSSDGAVTMFEGRTHRKKADHYQHLRTKLQAKGTRSATRRLVSVSVRERRFTADRNHVLARMIIDSHPWALIGMEKLAHIRERVGRASSKKASVKQRRANRVRSTWSYAAPRAMVAYKAPLAGSLVIAVDPKYTSQTCPRCAHASRENRPAGGEQFTCVTCGYQGHADVVGAINVGLRAWRWKEEQE from the coding sequence GTGAAGGGTGTCCGCTCTGCCAAGCTGAAGCTGGTCTGCTCCCCGGAGCAGGCGGCCCGGCTGCGCGGGGTGACGACGGCGTACCGCGCCGCGCAGAACCACTGCTCGCAGTGGGCCTTCACGAACGGCAAGACGCCCAGCGGCATCGCCATCCAGAAGGGCTGCTACACCTTCATCCGCGCCGAATACGGGCTGGCCTCACAGCTCGCCTGCTCGGTGCGCGACTTGGTGTTGGCGGCCTACAAGACGCTGTGGACTACCACGAAGCAATCGGTCGCCCGACTCAAAACCGCTCAGGGGCAGGCGAACCGTAAGGGTCGTCTTCCCCGGCTCTACCGCGGTCTCGACACCGCGCCAGTCTTCAAAGCCCTGACCCTCGAGTACCACTACGGCCGGGACTACTCCTTCAAGAAGGATCGTCAGGTCTCGGTGATGACCCTTGAAGGCCGGATGACGCTCGGGTACTACGGGTGGAATGCCCACCTCGAAGACCTCCAGCACCCGGACACCGACATTGGTGCGGCGAAGCTGTGGTACGACAAGCCCAAGAAGCAGTGGTACTTGTTGGTGGCCTACACGGTCGATACCGTCGTAAAGCCCCGTGAACTCCAACAGGTCGTTGGAGTGGACGTCGGTCAGCGCTACCACGCGGTCACCAAGGTGATGGATCCGAGCAGTGACGGAGCCGTCACGATGTTTGAAGGGAGGACGCACCGCAAGAAAGCCGATCACTACCAGCACCTCAGGACGAAGTTGCAAGCCAAAGGCACCCGGAGCGCGACGCGGAGACTGGTTTCCGTCAGCGTCCGGGAGAGACGGTTCACGGCTGACCGCAACCACGTCCTCGCCCGCATGATCATCGATTCGCATCCCTGGGCCCTGATCGGCATGGAGAAACTCGCCCACATCCGGGAGCGCGTGGGGCGGGCCAGCTCGAAGAAGGCATCGGTCAAGCAGCGCCGCGCCAACCGGGTGCGGTCGACCTGGAGCTACGCGGCGCCGCGGGCGATGGTGGCCTACAAGGCGCCATTGGCCGGCTCGCTAGTGATCGCGGTCGATCCGAAGTACACCTCGCAGACCTGTCCGAGGTGCGCCCACGCCAGTCGGGAGAACCGCCCCGCTGGTGGCGAGCAGTTCACCTGCGTGACCTGTGGCTACCAGGGGCATGCGGACGTGGTGGGGGCGATCAACGTGGGCCTGCGGGCGTGGCGATGGAAAGAAGAACAGGAGTAG
- a CDS encoding sensor histidine kinase, which translates to MIQRLSLRVKLTLGYVLVFTVTVLLGGGGVFFAARSALTASLDTTLRETASVARASIMTAGTAASFAPQLRPAGDLHIELYRPDGTPLAQVGDGDEGPVGELRPGLSTTAERRVLTQQVEGLYLRVSRPSETLSEFLDTLARLLLLGSGGMILAACGGGYWLANRALRPVDAVARTAELIAGQGDYAQRVPQAPGGDEMARLTRTVNTMLDRLAGTIEREKQFARTAAHELRTPLTALRGRLDLTLERPRDAAEYEKALRSMQGRVDALGRLTEGLLALARTDAPAPLERVELASIAIQVSEQFEAAAAEQGQVVRLDLEESWVQADAAGLERVLSNLLENALKYGVGPEIRVVVRPQTLIVQDTGPGPDPAQWPRLLQPFERGSGVQGVSGSGLGLALVATLAARWGARLEPGWSEHGFQVTLRFPAAS; encoded by the coding sequence GTGATTCAGCGCCTGAGCCTGCGTGTCAAGCTCACCCTGGGGTATGTGCTGGTGTTCACGGTGACCGTGCTGCTCGGCGGCGGTGGGGTGTTCTTCGCGGCCCGTAGCGCGCTGACCGCGTCCCTCGACACCACCCTGCGCGAGACGGCCAGCGTGGCGCGGGCCAGCATCATGACGGCCGGCACCGCGGCGAGCTTCGCCCCGCAGCTGCGCCCGGCCGGTGACCTGCACATCGAACTGTACCGCCCCGACGGCACGCCGCTGGCCCAGGTCGGGGACGGCGACGAGGGGCCGGTGGGTGAGCTGCGGCCCGGCCTGAGCACCACCGCCGAGCGCCGGGTGCTCACCCAGCAGGTGGAGGGCCTGTACCTGAGGGTTTCACGGCCCAGCGAGACGCTCAGCGAGTTTCTCGACACCTTGGCCCGGCTGCTGCTGCTGGGCAGCGGCGGCATGATCCTGGCCGCCTGCGGGGGCGGCTACTGGCTGGCCAACCGCGCCCTACGGCCGGTCGACGCAGTCGCCCGCACAGCCGAGCTGATCGCCGGCCAGGGCGATTACGCCCAGCGGGTGCCGCAGGCCCCGGGCGGCGACGAGATGGCCCGGCTGACCCGCACCGTCAACACCATGCTCGACCGGCTCGCTGGCACCATCGAGCGCGAGAAGCAGTTCGCCCGCACTGCCGCCCACGAGCTGCGCACGCCGCTGACTGCCCTGCGCGGCCGCCTCGACCTGACCCTGGAGCGGCCCCGCGACGCCGCCGAATACGAGAAGGCCCTGCGCAGCATGCAGGGCCGGGTCGACGCCCTGGGCCGCCTCACCGAGGGCCTGCTGGCTCTGGCGCGTACCGACGCGCCAGCTCCGCTGGAGCGGGTCGAACTGGCTTCCATCGCCATCCAGGTGAGCGAGCAGTTCGAGGCGGCGGCCGCCGAGCAGGGCCAGGTGGTGCGGCTCGATCTGGAGGAGAGCTGGGTGCAGGCCGACGCGGCCGGACTGGAACGCGTCCTGAGCAACCTGCTGGAGAACGCCCTGAAATACGGAGTCGGCCCCGAGATCCGGGTGGTGGTGCGCCCGCAGACCCTGATTGTGCAGGATACCGGCCCCGGCCCCGACCCGGCCCAGTGGCCCCGGCTGCTTCAGCCCTTCGAGCGCGGATCCGGCGTGCAGGGCGTCAGCGGCAGCGGGCTGGGCCTGGCGCTGGTGGCCACACTCGCCGCACGCTGGGGGGCCCGGCTCGAGCCCGGGTGGAGTGAGCACGGCTTCCAGGTCACCCTGCGCTTCCCGGCAGCGTCATGA
- the cydB gene encoding cytochrome d ubiquinol oxidase subunit II yields MSPDLPTLWFVLTALTFTIYFFLDGFDFGVGVLQPFLARNEAQRRALIGAVGPFWAANEVWVILAASVIFAAFPLWYGALLSALYPLFTLILLALIGRGVAFEYRAEVDHRRWRTFWDVTSFVCNALPAFLWGVIMTNLVRGLPIGVGGRFQGTPQDAFDLFSVLGGLATLSLFVLHGATFLLLRLNREDPLHARAHRAALTWGALASGLVLAFVYTGFVGRGLFRSFGLAEWVFPAAAALNLGLIWLALILRRDTLAFVATGLTIVASTATIFLSLYPSVLPSTLGGAYTLTVHSSASAPYTLQLLSWVALAFLPLIIGYQVWNYWVFRQRLSSLPEGTGSVLSEPREEPG; encoded by the coding sequence GTGAGCCCCGACCTGCCGACCCTCTGGTTCGTCCTGACGGCCCTGACCTTCACCATCTACTTCTTCCTAGACGGGTTTGACTTCGGGGTGGGGGTGCTGCAGCCGTTCCTGGCCCGCAACGAGGCGCAGCGCCGCGCCCTGATCGGCGCGGTGGGCCCCTTCTGGGCGGCCAACGAGGTCTGGGTGATCCTGGCCGCCAGCGTGATCTTCGCGGCCTTCCCACTGTGGTACGGCGCCCTGCTGAGTGCGCTCTACCCGCTGTTCACGCTGATCCTGCTGGCCCTCATCGGGCGGGGCGTGGCCTTCGAGTACCGGGCCGAGGTCGATCACCGACGCTGGCGGACGTTCTGGGACGTCACCTCATTTGTCTGCAACGCCCTGCCCGCCTTCCTGTGGGGGGTGATCATGACCAACCTGGTTCGGGGTCTGCCCATCGGCGTCGGGGGCCGTTTTCAGGGCACTCCGCAAGACGCCTTTGACCTGTTCAGCGTGCTGGGAGGTCTGGCCACCCTCAGCCTGTTCGTGCTGCACGGCGCGACGTTCCTGCTGCTGCGGCTGAACCGTGAAGACCCCCTGCACGCCCGCGCACACCGGGCCGCGCTGACATGGGGCGCGCTCGCCTCTGGCCTGGTGCTGGCGTTCGTGTACACCGGCTTTGTGGGCCGCGGCCTGTTCCGCTCCTTCGGCCTGGCCGAGTGGGTGTTTCCGGCCGCGGCCGCCCTGAATCTGGGGCTGATCTGGCTCGCCCTGATCTTACGGCGCGACACGCTGGCTTTCGTGGCCACCGGCCTGACCATCGTGGCCTCGACCGCGACCATCTTCCTGAGTCTCTATCCCAGCGTCTTGCCGAGCACCCTGGGCGGCGCGTATACCCTGACGGTGCACAGCAGCGCCTCGGCGCCCTACACGCTGCAGCTGCTGAGCTGGGTCGCGCTGGCCTTCTTGCCCCTGATCATCGGCTATCAGGTCTGGAACTACTGGGTCTTCCGGCAGCGCCTCAGCTCCCTCCCCGAGGGGACGGGCAGCGTGTTGTCGGAGCCCCGGGAGGAACCGGGGTGA
- a CDS encoding VIT family protein encodes MTQTTTPDQSFILQKIQPALLGLMDGSVSTLAPIFATAGLTGRPIDAFFVGLAASVGAGISMGLAEALSDDGVVSGRGTPLLRGAITGVATVMGGMLHTLPFLLPDLRTALSLSYGVVVLELLMIAYVRWHFMRSPLGQTIVQVILGGGVVFAVGVWLGTLGARP; translated from the coding sequence ATGACCCAGACCACCACCCCAGATCAGAGTTTTATCCTCCAGAAGATCCAGCCCGCCCTGCTCGGGCTGATGGACGGCTCGGTGAGCACCCTGGCCCCGATCTTCGCCACCGCCGGCCTGACCGGCCGACCCATCGACGCCTTCTTCGTCGGCCTCGCGGCGTCCGTGGGGGCCGGCATCAGCATGGGCCTGGCCGAGGCCCTGAGCGACGACGGCGTGGTCTCGGGACGCGGCACGCCCCTGCTGCGCGGAGCCATCACCGGGGTCGCCACGGTGATGGGCGGCATGCTGCACACCCTGCCGTTCTTGCTGCCGGATCTGCGTACGGCCCTAAGCCTCTCGTACGGGGTGGTGGTGCTCGAGCTGCTCATGATCGCCTACGTCCGCTGGCATTTCATGCGCTCGCCGCTGGGCCAGACCATCGTGCAGGTGATCCTGGGCGGCGGCGTGGTGTTCGCCGTGGGGGTGTGGCTTGGCACCCTGGGGGCGCGGCCATGA